A single region of the Malus sylvestris chromosome 8, drMalSylv7.2, whole genome shotgun sequence genome encodes:
- the LOC126633464 gene encoding uncharacterized protein LOC126633464 produces MSWLARSLGDSLRLNDDGDAENDAVPHDNDNGSPTPPSADNDVVRRRSEIESSDEENEDEDDQTRGVREDLDEFKQTLTRQFWGVASFLAPPPPPPPPPYPSLPSSNRSNPPDMDRSEPPDQSAMDFDEGEEKEEELEGDCAVGVTEEVLAFARNIAMHPETWLDFPLDEEEDLGDFDMSDAQQEHAMVIEHLAPRFAALRFELCPCHMSESYFWKVYFVLLHSRLNKQDAEVLSTPQVMEARAKWMQELHCQTPLEHDQFGRNTSFLKDSSNILDEDCAPVSSCSVYYEDKMLRTYPYESTMSPTAYETEKHPVESDEVPYIDKSVIEEKPIIKSKDKNLTVGPSSKILDNIYEDDDDDDWPEEDSELDGYSGTAIHAINEEDISFSDLEDDDFLAPTKLKTVKKPQGKRG; encoded by the exons atgtcatggCTCGCTCGCTCCCTCGGTGACTCTCTACGTCTCAACGACGACGGCGACGCCGAGAACGACGCCGTACCCCACGACAACGACAATGGATCACCAACCCCACCCAGCGCTGACAACGACGTCGTTCGAAGAAGAAGCGAAATTGAATCTTCAGATGAGGAAAACGAAGACGAGGACGACCAAACCCGAGGCGTGAGGGAAGATTTGGACGAATTCAAGCAGACGCTGACCCGCCAATTCTGGGGCGTCGCGTCGTTCCTCGCACCGCCGCCTCCCCCTCCGCCACCTCCGTACCCTTCATTGCCGTCCAGTAATCGATCGAATCCTCCTGACATGGATCGATCCGAGCCGCCCGATCAATCGGCGATGGATTTTGATGAAGGTgaagagaaggaggaggaattGGAGGGGGATTGCGCCGTTGGGGTCACGGAGGAGGTATTGGCGTTCGCCAGGAACATCGCGATGCATCCGGAGACGTGGCTGGACTTTCCTCTCGACGAGGAGGAGGATTTGGGCG ATTTTGACATGTCTGATGCCCAGCAAGAGCATGCTATGGTGATTGAACATCTTGCGCCAAGATTTGCTGCTTTGAGATTTGAACTGTGTCCGTGCCATATGAGCGAGAGTTACTTCTGGAAAGTCTATTTTGTTCTTCTGCATTCAAGGCTCAACAAGCAGGATGCCGAGGTCTTATCCACACCCCAA GTAATGGAAGCCAGAGCAAAGTGGATGCAGGAGCTACATTGTCAGACTCCATTAGAACATGATCAATTTGGAAGAAACACTTCTTTTTTAAAAGACAGTTCCAATATACTAGATGAAGATTGTGCTCCGGTCTCATCATGTAGTGTTTATTACGAGGACAAGATGCTAAGGACGTATCCTTATGAATCAACGATGTCCCCCACGGCTTATGAGACTGAGAAGCACCCAGTTGAGAGTGATGAAGTCCCATATATTGACAAGTCTGTTATTGAAGAAAAGCCCATCATTAAGAGCAAGGACAAGAATCTAACAGTTGGTCCATCCTCGAAGATACTAGATAATATCTACGaagatgatgacgatgatgacTGGCCAGAGGAAGATTCTGAATTAGATGGGTATAGTGGAACGGCTATTCACGCAATCAATGAAGAAGACATATCTTTCAGTGACCTAGAGGACGATGATTTCCTTGCTCCCACAAAACTGAAGACTGTCAAGAAAC
- the LOC126632429 gene encoding U-box domain-containing protein 30-like, giving the protein MKFDAGSGGQVLDLETAVKDGILGGGGGLICGGGVGVVADKLDLKKMIEELESIEIPSVFICPISLEPMQDPVTLCTGQTYERSNILKWFSLGHFTCPTTMQELWDDSVTPNMTLHQLICSWFSQKYVAMRKRSEDVQGRALEILDTLKKVKGQARVQALKELRRVVAAHASAKNTVVDNGGVALISSLLGPFTSHAVGSEAVGILVNLELSSESRTSLKQPAKVSLMVDMLNEGSIETKINCTKLIEVLMEGKDLESENVSSLSLVVGLLRLVKDKRNPNGVLPGLSLLKTICSHESVRNSVVSVGAVPQLIELLPGLNHECLEIALHVLEVLSTLPEGRQALKDCPKTIPSVVRILMKVSESCTQLALSVLGAVCKLAPDECAPLAVEAGLAAKLLLVIQSGCNPVLKQRAAELLKLCSLNYTATHFISKCKLTRTIQ; this is encoded by the coding sequence ATGAAGTTTGATGCAGGCAGTGGTGGGCAAGTTCTAGATCTGGAGACTGCGGTGAAGGATGGAATTTTGGGCGGCGGAGGTGGGTTAATTTGCGGCGGCGGAGTTGGTGTTGTGGCGGATAAACTGGATCTGAAGAAGATGATTGAGGAACTGGAGTCCATTGAGATTCCTTCAGTGTTCATCTGCCCGATTTCGTTGGAGCCAATGCAGGATCCGGTGACCCTTTGCACGGGTCAGACCTACGAGAGATCGAACATTCTCAAATGGTTCTCTTTGGGGCACTTCACTTGCCCCACAACAATGCAGGAGCTTTGGGATGATTCGGTCACGCCAAATATGACCCTCCACCAGCTGATTTGCAGCTGGTTTTCGCAGAAGTACGTGGCGATGAGGAAGCGGTCAGAGGACGTGCAGGGGAGGGCTCTGGAGATTTTGGACACATTAAAGAAGGTTAAGGGCCAAGCCAGAGTCCAAGCTCTCAAGGAGCTAAGAAGGGTAGTGGCAGCTCACGCTTCAGCTAAGAACACGGTGGTGGACAATGGGGGTGTTGCTTTGATCTCCTCTCTGTTGGGTCCTTTCACTTCGCATGCCGTTGGGTCGGAAGCAGTTGGGATCCTTGTGAATTTGGAGCTCAGTTCAGAGTCCAGGACGAGTCTGAAGCAACCTGCGAAGGTTTCATTGATGGTTGATATGTTGAACGAGGGATCGATTGAGACGAAGATCAATTGCACGAAGTTGATTGAGGTTTTGATGGAGGGCAAGGATTTGGAGTCCGAAAACGTCTCAAGCTTGAGTCTTGTGGTTGGATTGTTGAGATTGGTCAAGgataaaagaaaccctaatgggGTTTTGCCCGGTCTCAGTTTGCTCAAGACAATTTGTTCCCACGAATCAGTCAGGAACTCCGTTGTGAGCGTTGGGGCAGTTCCTCAATTGATTGAGCTCTTGCCCGGtttgaatcacgagtgtttggAGATAGCCCTTCATGTTCTGGAAGTTTTGTCAACACTTCCTGAGGGAAGGCAGGCTTTGAAAGATTGTCCCAAGACAATTCCCAGTGTAGTTAGAATACTGATGAAGGTTTCAGAGAGCTGCACTCAGCTCGCATTGTCGGTCTTGGGGGCGGTTTGCAAGCTAGCACCGGATGAATGCGCTCCTCTTGCGGTAGAGGCAGGTTTGGCAGCCAAGCTGCTGCTTGTAATTCAAAGTGGTTGCAATCCTGTGTTGAAGCAAAGAGCTGCTGAGCTCTTGAAGTTGTGTAGTCTAAATTATACCGCTACACATTTCATTTCGAAGTGTAAGCTTACTAGAACAAtacaatga
- the LOC126632428 gene encoding uncharacterized protein LOC126632428, protein MADVVQYRMERMLPELDDLEKEELFTRRELAEIVKQRRNFEFRLKRPSPLKEDYLAYIDYETKVDKLRRLRKKAKLPEREDNEETKKKKRKRKSVSDFAGVRRILDVYRLAVTRFTGDLELWFRYLDFCKERRNGRIKEVLNKVTGFHSKQPSVWIYKAAWEFDNFSNVEAARNTMLQGLRFCKNSEDLWLEYLRMELTFLNKLKARKVALGEDEGSLVRDKISADEQQWKSENKDLYMPLHEERENDENNEGSDIEESKSRKKVDKLQEVGFGVIKTIYSEAVKALPSSFTLRKRFLEILKSINLAKSGEMREEVLSDMKRDFSTEPEYWDWLAKFEYNPASTQEETGEEITFSFMGKAIQVYEDAIQVLPSAKMFKHYAKFLMGAVALLVGDNETSLDNQSASYVSRLLGLYQKADTIGCTDEELAYEHISLYLQLGRVDEARKLAHNLCCGKFPNSAKVRVLWASIEMKHSTRDLISSSKDKLLSIFELVKDGLTRLSISEAESLWVMALKFFASQKHYFDMLVEVAVASLIKYRGSDEGFSLSSIIVNFVLQKDGIAHARVMYKRFTALPRPGLVLYRTCIELETNLASNGDKTGLENARKLYFSALQTYDQDSSLWRDYWLMETKMGTSKTASDVSWRARKTLKDSSALSLAHL, encoded by the exons ATGGCGGATGTGGTCCAGTACCGGATGGAGCGTATGCTCCCGGAGTTGGACGACCTGGAGAAGGAGGAACTGTTCACGAGACGTGAGCTTGCTGAGATTGTCAAGCAGCGTCGCAATTTTGAATTCCGGCTCAAGCGGCCGAGCCCACTCAAGGAGGACTACCTTGCCTACATTGACTACGAGACTAAGGTCGACAAGCTAAGGCGCTTGAGGAAAAAGGCAAAGTTGCCGGAGCGGGAAGATAACGaggagacgaagaagaagaagaggaagaggaagtcGGTTTCAGACTTTGCTGGCGTCAGGAGGATTCTTGATGTTTATAGGCTTGCCGTCACTAGGTTCACTGGCGATCTTGAACTCTGGTTTCGCTACCTTGACTTTTGTAAAGAGCGACGAAATGGTAGGATCAAGGAG GTCTTGAATAAGGTAACTGGGTTTCATTCCAAGCAGCCATCTGTTTGGATTTATAAAGCAGCTTGGGAATTCGACAACTTCTCAAATGTCGAAGCTGCCCGTAATACAATGCTACAGGGGTTGAGATTTTGCAAAAATTCAGAAGATCTTTGGTTAGAGTATCTCCGGATGGAACTCACATTCCTTAATAAACTAAAGGCTCGAAAGGTTGCTCTTGGAGAGGATGAGGGCAGTCTGGTTCGTGATAAGATTAGTGCTGATGAGCAACAGTGGAAAAGTGAAAACAAAGATTTATACATGCCCCTccatgaagaaagagaaaatgatgaaaataatgAAGGGTCAGATATTGAAGAAAGCAAATCAAGGAAGAAAGTTGATAAGTTACAAGAGGTAGGTTTTGGCGTGATAAAAACCATATACAGTGAAGCAGTTAAAGCTCTTCCCTCTAGCTTTACCCTGAGAAAGCGGTTTTTAGagatcttgaaatctatcaactTGGCTAAATCTGGGGAAATGCGTGAGGAAGTACTAAGTGACATGAAGAGAGACTTCTCAACAGAACCAGAGTATTGGGATTGGCTTGCTAAATTTGAATACAATCCTGCAAGTACACAGGAAGAGACTGGTGAAGAAATAACATTTTCTTTTATGGGAAAAGCTATTCAG GTCTATGAGGATGCCATACAAGTTTTGCCTTCGGCCAAAATGTTCAAGCACTATGCAAAGTTTCTCATGGGTGCTGTAGCTCTTCTAGTAGGAGACAACGAGACTTCTCTAGACAATCAATCTGCTAGTTATGTTTCACGTCTTTTGGGCCTTTACCAAAAGGCTGATACAATCGGGTGCACAGATGAGGAACTTGCCTATGAGCATATTTCATTATATTTGCAACTTGGAAGAGTGGATGAAGCTCGGAAACTGGCACACAATCTTTGTTGTGGAAAATTTCCAAATTCTGCAAAGGTGCGGGTATTATGGGCCTCTATAGAAATGAAGCACTCGACAAGGGATCTTATTTCTTCGAGCAAAGATAAGCTGCTATCGATCTTTGAACTTGTAAAAGATGGTTTGACAAGACTGTCAATTTCAGAAGCTGAGAGCTTGTGGGTAATG GCCCTTAAATTCTTTGCCAGTCAAAAACATTATTTTGACATGTTGGTTGAGGTTGCTGTTGCATCGTTAATTAAATATCGTGGCAGTGACGAAGGATTTTCCCTCTCTTCTATTATTGTGAATTTTGTTCTTCAAAAAGATGGAATTGCGCATGCTAGAGTGATGTATAAGCG CTTTACAGCTTTACCACGGCCTGGGCTAGTTCTATATAGGACCTGCATAGAATTGGAAACAAACCTTGCATCAAATGGTGATAAAACTGGTCTTGAAAATGCCCGGAAGTTGTATTTTTCTGCACTTCAGACTTATGACCAAGATTCGAGCTTGTGGCGAGATTACTGGCTTATGGAGACCAAG ATGGGAACATCAAAGACAGCTTCTGACGTATCTTGGCGTGCACGTAAGACTCTGAAGGACAGTAGTGCACTTTCTTTGGCACATTTGTGA